One genomic region from Labeo rohita strain BAU-BD-2019 chromosome 7, IGBB_LRoh.1.0, whole genome shotgun sequence encodes:
- the LOC127167794 gene encoding growth/differentiation factor 6-B isoform X1 yields the protein MRFPASFLCFLIGLLGLGGTHGLVLMEDHGEELEDRDLSKAILEMLHINKLSAPQQAKPHPYMKHVYQSLDAQARDLSGADGTLVQSFRSIEDSKYGTPGWIWFNMSQLSPFMRVAELVLLRKTLHHKPLSVTVTVHSLSPGRDNLSISGPLAEHLLSLDRLPPSGYDVFDVTAAITQPLHHSDILGFQLRFGDESGSLVLHEALTQSLYYLNGSSLSQPLLVVYRSKSMEHQQRASGRSSEHRRRPSCMARSEYDRQRIHLRHGRHVSACRLYVHHVNLHTSELSQWILQPSHFNISICRGICLKEISASSMTVQRHRKHEENVLRRSDCTPQGLSSLIVMYSSDTADIIIKELKDIRAERCVCQPTAQ from the exons ATGAGGTTTCCAGCATCATTTTTATGCTTCCTAATTGGTCTTCTAGGACTAGGAGGGACTCATGGTTTGGTGTTAATGGAGGATCATGGGGAGGAACTGGAGGATAGAGACCTGAGCAAAGCTATTTTGGAGATGTTGCATATAAACAAACTGTCAGCGCCGCAGCAGGCGAAGCCACACCCCTATATGAAGCACGTTTACCAGTCCCTGGACGCACAGGCAAGAGACCTGAGCGGTGCTGATGGGACTCTTGTGCAGAGCTTCCGGAGCATCGAAG actCAAAGTATGGCACTCCGGGATGGATCTGGTTTAACATGTCCCAGCTGAGTCCCTTCATGAGGGTTGCAGAGCTGGTCCTGCTGAGGAAAACTCTTCATCACAAGCCGCTTAGTGTGACGGTCACAGTACACAGTCTTTCCCCGGGACGAGACAACCTGAGCATTAGCGGCCCTCTTGCTGAGCACTTACTGAGTCTGGACCGGCTGCCTCCATCAGGCTACGATGTTTTTGACGTAACAGCTGCAATAACCCAACCACTGCACCACTCAGATATCTTGGGCTTCCAACTGCGATTTGGAGATGAGAGTGGCAGCTTGGTTCTCCATGAAGCCCTGACACAGAGCCTCTACTACTTGAACGGCAGCTCTCTCAGCCAGCCGCTCCTAGTGGTCTACAGGAGCAAATCGATGGAGCACCAGCAGAGGGCGTCAGGAAGGAGTTCAGAGCACAGGCGCAGACCGAGCTGCATGGCCAGGTCTGAATATGACAGGCAGAGAATACATCTGAGGCATGGGAGACATGTATCTGCATGCAGGCTGTACGTACATCATGTCAACCTTCATACAAGCGAGTTGAGTCAATGGATACTACAGCCGTCCCACTTCAACATAAGTATTTGTAG AGGCATCTGTTTGAAAGAAATATCTGCGTCATCCATGACTGTTCAGAGGCATCGAAAAcatgaagaaaatgttttacGAAG ATCAGACTGCACTCCACAAGGCTTGTCATCTCTCATTGTGATGTATAGCAGCGACACAGCGGACATTATTATAAAAGAGCTAAAGGATATCAGAGCAGAGAGATGTGTGTGCCAGCCGACTGCTCAATGA
- the LOC127167794 gene encoding uncharacterized protein LOC127167794 isoform X2, with protein sequence MRFPASFLCFLIGLLGLGGTHGLVLMEDHGEELEDRDLSKAILEMLHINKLSAPQQAKPHPYMKHVYQSLDAQARDLSGADGTLVQSFRSIEDSKYGTPGWIWFNMSQLSPFMRVAELVLLRKTLHHKPLSVTVTVHSLSPGRDNLSISGPLAEHLLSLDRLPPSGYDVFDVTAAITQPLHHSDILGFQLRFGDESGSLVLHEALTQSLYYLNGSSLSQPLLVVYRSKSMEHQQRASGRSSEHRRRPSCMARSEYDRQRIHLRHGRHVSACRLYVHHVNLHTSELSQWILQPSHFNISI encoded by the exons ATGAGGTTTCCAGCATCATTTTTATGCTTCCTAATTGGTCTTCTAGGACTAGGAGGGACTCATGGTTTGGTGTTAATGGAGGATCATGGGGAGGAACTGGAGGATAGAGACCTGAGCAAAGCTATTTTGGAGATGTTGCATATAAACAAACTGTCAGCGCCGCAGCAGGCGAAGCCACACCCCTATATGAAGCACGTTTACCAGTCCCTGGACGCACAGGCAAGAGACCTGAGCGGTGCTGATGGGACTCTTGTGCAGAGCTTCCGGAGCATCGAAG actCAAAGTATGGCACTCCGGGATGGATCTGGTTTAACATGTCCCAGCTGAGTCCCTTCATGAGGGTTGCAGAGCTGGTCCTGCTGAGGAAAACTCTTCATCACAAGCCGCTTAGTGTGACGGTCACAGTACACAGTCTTTCCCCGGGACGAGACAACCTGAGCATTAGCGGCCCTCTTGCTGAGCACTTACTGAGTCTGGACCGGCTGCCTCCATCAGGCTACGATGTTTTTGACGTAACAGCTGCAATAACCCAACCACTGCACCACTCAGATATCTTGGGCTTCCAACTGCGATTTGGAGATGAGAGTGGCAGCTTGGTTCTCCATGAAGCCCTGACACAGAGCCTCTACTACTTGAACGGCAGCTCTCTCAGCCAGCCGCTCCTAGTGGTCTACAGGAGCAAATCGATGGAGCACCAGCAGAGGGCGTCAGGAAGGAGTTCAGAGCACAGGCGCAGACCGAGCTGCATGGCCAGGTCTGAATATGACAGGCAGAGAATACATCTGAGGCATGGGAGACATGTATCTGCATGCAGGCTGTACGTACATCATGTCAACCTTCATACAAGCGAGTTGAGTCAATGGATACTACAGCCGTCCCACTTCAACATAAGTATTT AG